Proteins from one Mycobacterium adipatum genomic window:
- a CDS encoding aminotransferase class IV produces MTIADAGTSNLVAVEPGAAIREATPEGSVIQYSDYELDTSSPFAGGVAWIEGEYMPAEEAKISIFDTGFGHSDLTYTVAHVWHGNIFRLGDHLDRLLDGAAKLRLDAGMGKDELAEITKKCVSLSQLRESFVNLTVTRGYGKRKGEKDLSKLTHQVYIYAIPYLWAFPPAEQIFGTTAIVPRHVRRAGRNTVDPTIKNYQWGDLTAASFEAKDRGARTAILLDADNCVAEGPGFNVCIVKDGKLASPSRNALPGITRKTVFELADQMGIEATLRDVTSHELYDADELMAVTTAGGVTPINSLDGEPIGNGEPGPMTVAIRDRFWALMDEPSPLIEAIQY; encoded by the coding sequence ATGACCATTGCAGACGCAGGCACCTCCAACCTGGTCGCCGTCGAGCCCGGCGCCGCCATTCGCGAAGCCACTCCGGAAGGCTCGGTGATCCAGTACAGCGACTACGAACTGGACACCTCCAGCCCCTTTGCCGGCGGTGTCGCCTGGATCGAGGGCGAGTACATGCCCGCCGAAGAGGCCAAGATCTCGATCTTCGACACCGGGTTCGGACATTCCGATCTGACCTACACGGTGGCACATGTGTGGCACGGCAACATCTTCCGGCTGGGTGATCACCTGGACCGGCTGCTCGACGGCGCGGCCAAGCTGCGCCTCGATGCCGGCATGGGCAAAGACGAACTCGCCGAGATCACCAAAAAGTGCGTGTCGCTGTCCCAGCTGCGCGAATCGTTCGTCAACCTCACCGTGACGAGGGGATACGGAAAGCGCAAGGGCGAGAAGGACCTGTCCAAGCTGACCCACCAGGTGTACATCTACGCCATCCCGTACCTGTGGGCCTTCCCGCCGGCCGAGCAGATCTTCGGCACCACCGCGATCGTGCCGCGCCACGTGCGCCGGGCCGGGCGCAACACCGTCGACCCGACCATCAAGAACTACCAGTGGGGCGATCTGACCGCGGCCAGCTTCGAGGCCAAGGACCGCGGTGCCCGCACCGCGATCCTGTTGGATGCCGACAATTGCGTGGCCGAGGGGCCCGGTTTCAACGTCTGCATCGTCAAGGACGGCAAGCTGGCCTCGCCGTCACGAAATGCCTTGCCCGGCATCACCCGTAAGACGGTGTTCGAGCTCGCCGATCAGATGGGCATCGAGGCCACCCTTCGGGATGTGACCAGCCATGAGCTCTACGACGCCGACGAGCTGATGGCGGTCACCACCGCCGGCGGTGTCACCCCGATCAACTCGCTCGACGGTGAACCGATCGGCAACGGCGAGCCCGGCCCGATGACGGTTGCCATCCGGGACCGGTTCTGGGCGTTGATGGATGAGCCCTCGCCGTTGATCGAGGCCATTCAGTACTGA
- a CDS encoding APC family permease, with translation MTDTPVRPTDPSTPVLNAEDSKLAELGYTQKLDRSVGTLASFAIGFATISATTAVFTGFGAGYFTAGAPFVWTLLLAGAVFALWTFIAADLTAKLPLAGYSYQWISRINGPNLAWFTGFIALMGWVCGMTGVGFILSGYLGGLFGWSMTQTTQILLAIAVVFVCVLINIYGVRFATMVNNIGVSLELVITVGATALIAVIAFSAPENHQPISVLFTGGEAGDKDSYLLAWLAAALGPFFGLIGVESGADVAEETKDARRVVPKTMFYALITSIVIELLMYIVYVLAIKDPAAVQANSGAPIEEIITQQAGPVVTKIIVAIALTNILACLLANILVATRLTYSMARDNMLPFSHVWRHVSPTRKTPTYSIIGLGCLSTLLLLSAIVNEKAFNYIIGIASLLFFFVYILQTIGLLVGYRKGTIPVGDPGTFDLGRFRLPIYLTALVVFLSVAVTLLFLPQFTNNKWVFLGVVLIAAIWWATGLKTRLAAGEAGVAYAKTHTS, from the coding sequence ATGACCGACACCCCCGTACGACCCACTGATCCATCGACGCCCGTGTTGAACGCCGAGGATTCCAAGCTCGCCGAACTGGGTTACACCCAGAAGCTGGACCGCTCGGTGGGCACGCTGGCATCGTTTGCCATCGGCTTCGCGACCATCAGCGCCACCACCGCGGTCTTCACCGGCTTCGGCGCCGGCTATTTCACCGCCGGGGCGCCGTTCGTCTGGACGCTGCTGCTCGCCGGCGCGGTCTTCGCGCTGTGGACCTTCATCGCCGCGGATCTCACCGCGAAGCTGCCGCTGGCCGGCTACTCCTACCAGTGGATCAGCCGGATCAACGGGCCGAACCTGGCCTGGTTCACCGGGTTCATCGCGCTGATGGGATGGGTCTGCGGGATGACCGGCGTCGGATTCATCCTGTCCGGCTATCTGGGCGGGCTGTTCGGCTGGAGCATGACCCAGACCACGCAGATCCTGCTGGCCATCGCCGTGGTGTTCGTCTGCGTGCTCATCAACATCTACGGCGTCCGCTTCGCCACCATGGTCAACAACATCGGCGTCAGCCTGGAACTCGTCATCACCGTCGGGGCCACCGCGCTCATCGCCGTCATCGCATTCTCCGCGCCCGAGAACCACCAACCGATCTCGGTGCTGTTCACCGGTGGCGAAGCCGGTGACAAGGACTCCTACCTGCTGGCCTGGCTGGCCGCCGCGCTCGGCCCGTTCTTCGGGCTCATCGGCGTGGAATCCGGCGCCGACGTCGCCGAGGAGACCAAGGACGCCCGCCGCGTGGTGCCCAAGACGATGTTCTACGCGCTGATCACCTCGATCGTCATCGAGCTGCTGATGTACATCGTGTACGTGCTCGCGATCAAGGATCCCGCTGCCGTGCAGGCTAATTCGGGCGCCCCGATCGAGGAGATCATCACCCAGCAGGCCGGCCCGGTGGTCACCAAGATCATCGTCGCCATTGCCCTGACCAACATCCTGGCCTGCCTGCTCGCCAACATTCTGGTCGCCACCCGGCTGACCTACTCGATGGCTCGTGACAACATGCTGCCGTTCTCCCATGTGTGGCGCCATGTTTCGCCGACCCGCAAGACACCCACGTACTCGATCATCGGTCTGGGCTGCCTGTCGACACTGTTGCTGCTGTCGGCCATCGTCAACGAGAAGGCGTTCAACTACATCATCGGCATCGCGTCGCTGCTGTTCTTCTTCGTCTACATCCTGCAGACCATCGGGCTGCTGGTCGGGTACCGCAAGGGCACCATCCCGGTCGGTGACCCCGGCACCTTCGACCTGGGCCGGTTCCGGTTGCCGATCTACCTCACCGCGCTGGTCGTCTTCCTCAGCGTCGCCGTGACATTGCTGTTCCTGCCGCAGTTCACCAACAACAAATGGGTGTTCCTCGGTGTCGTGCTGATCGCCGCGATCTGGTGGGCCACCGGCCTGAAGACCCGACTGGCCGCCGGCGAGGCCGGCGTGGCATACGCCAAGACCCACACCTCCTGA
- a CDS encoding GNAT family N-acetyltransferase, translating into MSDSLRFVAVAQTDPLAEPLLAELAVEYAQRYGGSEAGVSAWLRGHPAADFAAPHGALLIGLLGGRPVTGGAFQRFDDETAELKRIWTASGYRQRGYAKALLVELEAMIAGRGYRRIYLTTGDRQPEAEALYESAGYSRLVEPLPAEGDIFPIAFEKMVSGQPETAEPFVG; encoded by the coding sequence GTGTCGGACTCTCTGCGTTTCGTCGCCGTGGCCCAGACGGATCCGCTGGCCGAGCCGTTGCTGGCCGAGCTGGCCGTCGAGTACGCGCAGCGTTACGGCGGCTCCGAGGCGGGTGTGAGCGCCTGGCTGCGCGGGCATCCGGCCGCGGACTTCGCCGCACCGCACGGGGCGCTGCTCATCGGTCTGCTCGGCGGGCGTCCGGTCACCGGTGGAGCGTTTCAGCGTTTCGACGACGAGACCGCCGAACTGAAACGGATCTGGACCGCCAGCGGGTACCGCCAGCGCGGTTACGCCAAGGCTCTGCTGGTCGAACTCGAGGCGATGATCGCCGGGCGGGGCTACCGGCGCATCTACCTGACCACCGGGGATCGCCAGCCCGAGGCGGAGGCACTCTATGAATCGGCCGGTTACTCCCGGTTGGTCGAACCGCTGCCCGCCGAGGGGGACATCTTCCCGATCGCCTTCGAGAAGATGGTGAGCGGACAGCCCGAAACCGCAGAGCCTTTCGTAGGCTGA
- a CDS encoding rhodanese-like domain-containing protein has protein sequence MSTSESPGYAGDITPEQAWELLSANPEAVLVDCRTEAEWRFVGVPDLSSLRRDVVYVEWTRTDGSHNDNFVDDLGKAGIAPGQRAVVFLCRSGNRSIGSAIAATEAGIGPSYNVLDGFEGNLDADGHRGTTGWKAVGLPWTQS, from the coding sequence GTGTCCACATCCGAGAGTCCGGGCTACGCCGGAGACATCACGCCCGAGCAGGCATGGGAGCTGCTGTCCGCCAACCCCGAAGCTGTGCTCGTCGATTGCCGTACCGAAGCCGAATGGCGCTTCGTGGGTGTCCCCGACCTGAGCTCGCTGCGCCGCGACGTCGTCTACGTGGAGTGGACCAGGACCGACGGCTCCCACAATGACAACTTCGTCGACGATCTCGGCAAGGCGGGGATCGCGCCCGGACAGCGTGCGGTGGTCTTCCTGTGCAGGTCGGGCAACCGCTCCATCGGTTCGGCGATCGCGGCCACCGAGGCCGGCATCGGGCCGTCCTACAACGTGCTGGACGGGTTCGAAGGCAATCTCGACGCCGACGGCCACCGCGGCACGACGGGCTGGAAAGCGGTCGGCCTGCCTTGGACGCAGTCATGA
- a CDS encoding O-succinylhomoserine sulfhydrylase: MSSPEEHQVPSVRIPAPLPDGVSQATIGVRGGLLRSGFEETSEALYLTSGYVYSSAADAEKAFTGDIDRYVYSRYGNPTISMFEERLRLIEDAPAAFATASGMAAVFTALGALLGAGDRLVAARSLFGSCFVVCNEILPRWGVETVFVDGDDLSQWEEALSTPTQAVFFETPSNPMQSLVDIAAVSELAHAAGAKVVLDNVFATPLLQQGMPLGADVVVYSGTKHIDGQGRVLGGAILGDKEYIDGPVQKLMRHTGPAISAFNAWTLLKGLETLAVRVDYSNRSAHRIAEFLEQQAGVNWVKYPFLESHPQFDLAKRQMRGGGTVVTFELAGGKDRAFEVLDKLQVIDISNNLGDAKSLITHPATTTHRAMGPEGRAAIGLGDGVVRISVGLEGTEDLLADLDRALS; this comes from the coding sequence ATGAGCAGTCCCGAAGAACATCAGGTGCCGTCGGTCCGGATCCCCGCGCCGCTGCCCGACGGTGTCAGCCAGGCCACCATCGGGGTACGCGGCGGGCTGCTGAGATCCGGCTTCGAGGAGACCTCCGAAGCCTTGTACCTCACCTCCGGCTACGTGTACTCCTCGGCGGCCGATGCGGAGAAGGCCTTCACCGGCGACATCGACCGGTATGTCTACTCCCGCTACGGCAACCCGACCATCTCCATGTTCGAGGAGCGGTTGCGCCTCATCGAGGACGCGCCCGCCGCCTTCGCCACCGCCAGCGGGATGGCCGCGGTGTTCACCGCACTCGGTGCTCTGCTGGGCGCCGGCGACCGGCTGGTCGCGGCCCGCAGCCTGTTCGGTTCGTGCTTCGTGGTGTGCAACGAGATTCTGCCGCGCTGGGGTGTGGAGACCGTCTTCGTCGACGGCGATGACCTGTCCCAGTGGGAGGAGGCGCTCAGCACGCCGACCCAGGCGGTGTTCTTCGAGACACCGTCCAACCCCATGCAATCGCTCGTCGATATCGCCGCGGTGTCCGAGCTGGCCCACGCTGCCGGTGCAAAGGTGGTGCTGGACAACGTCTTCGCCACTCCGCTGCTGCAGCAGGGAATGCCGCTCGGTGCCGACGTGGTGGTCTACTCGGGCACCAAGCACATCGACGGTCAGGGGCGTGTGCTCGGTGGCGCGATCCTCGGCGACAAGGAGTACATCGACGGGCCGGTGCAGAAGCTGATGCGCCACACCGGTCCGGCGATCAGTGCGTTCAACGCCTGGACATTGCTCAAAGGCCTTGAGACGCTGGCGGTCCGGGTGGACTACTCGAACCGTTCGGCGCACCGCATCGCCGAGTTCCTGGAGCAGCAGGCCGGCGTGAACTGGGTGAAATACCCCTTCCTGGAATCACATCCGCAGTTCGACCTGGCCAAGCGGCAGATGCGCGGTGGCGGAACGGTGGTGACCTTCGAGCTGGCGGGAGGCAAGGACCGCGCCTTCGAAGTGCTGGACAAGTTGCAGGTCATCGACATCTCCAACAATCTCGGCGATGCCAAATCCCTGATCACCCACCCGGCCACCACCACTCACCGGGCGATGGGGCCGGAGGGCCGTGCGGCGATCGGGCTGGGCGACGGTGTGGTGCGGATCTCGGTCGGCCTGGAGGGCACCGAGGACCTGCTCGCCGACCTGGACCGGGCGTTGAGCTGA
- a CDS encoding LysR family transcriptional regulator, translating into MSDLTLRQLRYFAVLGEELNYRRAAERLFITQPALSTAIKQLEQSFGVVLFNRNTREVALTDLGAAWLPQVQQALSGVDAVVSNLVTLSGTRQGRLRLGYLIGTGADLLFRLVRHFEAAYPDVRVEPIEFDFADPTAGLSSGATEVALIRPPVDLPEHRMLVLDSESWVACLPRDHPLAGRHEVEIGELLDDPIVCAPVTAGPWRDYWLAMDARGNRPPTIAAVAATYEAETTSIARGLGISFTTSSVARFYDRPGIVYVPIVDRPPSQVALAWHPGTLSPQADALIRHVQQNWGFDGGDETTAGQR; encoded by the coding sequence GTGAGTGACCTGACGCTGCGGCAACTGCGCTACTTCGCGGTCCTGGGCGAGGAGCTGAACTACCGCCGCGCGGCCGAACGCCTGTTCATCACCCAGCCGGCGCTGTCCACCGCGATCAAGCAACTGGAGCAGTCCTTCGGGGTGGTGCTGTTCAACCGCAACACCCGCGAGGTCGCCCTGACCGATCTCGGTGCGGCGTGGCTACCGCAGGTGCAGCAGGCGCTGTCCGGGGTGGACGCGGTGGTGTCCAACCTCGTGACGCTCTCGGGCACCCGCCAGGGCCGGCTGCGCCTCGGGTACCTCATCGGCACCGGCGCCGACCTGCTGTTCCGTCTGGTGCGGCACTTCGAGGCCGCGTATCCGGATGTCCGCGTCGAGCCCATCGAGTTCGATTTCGCCGACCCCACCGCCGGATTGTCCAGCGGCGCCACCGAGGTGGCGCTGATCCGTCCGCCGGTGGATCTGCCCGAGCACCGGATGTTGGTGCTGGACTCCGAATCCTGGGTGGCCTGCCTGCCCAGGGACCATCCGCTGGCCGGCCGGCACGAGGTCGAGATCGGTGAACTGCTCGACGACCCGATCGTCTGCGCGCCGGTGACCGCGGGGCCGTGGCGGGACTACTGGCTGGCCATGGATGCCCGCGGCAACCGGCCACCCACCATTGCCGCGGTCGCCGCCACCTACGAGGCGGAGACCACGTCCATCGCCCGCGGCTTGGGGATCAGCTTCACCACCTCCTCGGTGGCCCGCTTCTATGACCGCCCGGGCATCGTCTACGTCCCGATCGTCGATCGCCCGCCCAGCCAGGTGGCGCTGGCCTGGCACCCGGGCACGCTGAGCCCGCAGGCCGACGCGCTGATCAGGCACGTTCAGCAGAATTGGGGTTTCGATGGCGGCGATGAGACGACCGCTGGTCAGCGCTGA
- a CDS encoding SDR family oxidoreductase produces MDNISGKTIAITGAARGIGYATAKALLARGARVVIGDRDVALQESAVVELTKLGQVSGYPLDVTDRESFETFLDKARTDGGGHIDVLINNAGVMPVGPFLEETEQSVRSSLEVNVYGVLTGCQLALPQMVKRRSGHIINIASLSGLIPLPGQVVYVGAKYAVVGLTTALADEMAPHGVNVSVIMPPFTNTELISGTKSGGAIKPVEPEDIAAAIVKTLDKPKTHVSVPPPLRFTAQAAQMLPPKGRRAMNKALGLDKVFLEFDKSKRKAYEDRARAAQGVIESEGK; encoded by the coding sequence ATGGACAACATCAGCGGCAAGACCATCGCGATCACCGGCGCGGCCCGCGGTATCGGTTATGCCACCGCCAAGGCCCTGCTGGCCCGCGGGGCCCGGGTCGTCATCGGCGACCGTGACGTCGCCCTGCAGGAATCCGCCGTCGTCGAGCTCACCAAGCTCGGCCAGGTCTCCGGTTACCCCCTCGACGTCACCGACCGGGAATCCTTCGAGACCTTCCTGGACAAGGCCCGCACCGACGGCGGCGGTCACATCGACGTGCTGATCAACAATGCCGGTGTCATGCCGGTCGGCCCGTTCCTCGAGGAGACCGAGCAGTCGGTCCGCTCGTCGCTGGAGGTCAACGTCTACGGTGTGCTCACCGGCTGCCAGCTCGCGCTGCCGCAGATGGTCAAGCGCCGCAGCGGCCACATCATCAACATCGCCTCGCTGTCGGGGTTGATCCCGTTGCCGGGCCAGGTGGTCTACGTGGGCGCCAAGTACGCCGTGGTCGGGCTGACCACGGCGCTGGCCGATGAGATGGCGCCGCACGGCGTGAACGTCTCGGTGATCATGCCGCCGTTCACCAACACCGAACTGATCTCCGGCACCAAGTCCGGCGGCGCGATCAAGCCCGTCGAGCCGGAGGATATCGCCGCCGCGATCGTCAAGACGCTCGACAAGCCCAAAACCCATGTGTCGGTGCCGCCGCCGCTGCGGTTCACCGCGCAGGCCGCCCAGATGCTGCCACCGAAGGGCCGTCGCGCGATGAACAAGGCACTGGGCCTGGACAAGGTGTTCCTGGAGTTCGACAAGAGCAAGCGCAAGGCCTACGAGGACCGGGCCCGTGCCGCCCAGGGTGTCATCGAATCCGAAGGCAAGTAG
- a CDS encoding lumazine-binding protein has protein sequence MSSDTNDSAPEDRPTATPFLLALVVIVVVITAILLLNRGDGDGDPEQIGRAVVAQNDALQRQDYQAFVASTCAAQHGTEDEVLTRQRDSVAKRGERYVDGAGNIVVDGDTATATVRYHFGANQESEASADMSFVREDGTWKVCSVGPA, from the coding sequence GTGAGCAGCGACACCAACGACAGCGCACCCGAGGATCGCCCGACCGCGACACCGTTTCTGCTCGCGCTGGTCGTCATCGTGGTTGTGATCACCGCGATTCTTCTGCTGAACCGCGGTGACGGCGACGGCGATCCCGAGCAGATCGGCCGGGCCGTGGTCGCCCAGAACGACGCCCTGCAGCGACAGGATTACCAGGCCTTCGTGGCCAGCACCTGCGCCGCCCAGCACGGCACCGAGGACGAGGTGCTCACCCGGCAGCGCGATTCCGTGGCCAAGCGCGGCGAACGGTACGTCGACGGAGCGGGCAATATCGTCGTCGACGGCGATACCGCGACGGCCACCGTGCGCTACCACTTCGGTGCGAACCAGGAGTCCGAGGCCAGCGCCGACATGTCCTTCGTGCGCGAGGACGGCACCTGGAAGGTGTGCTCGGTTGGACCGGCCTAG